GACAAACAAGTCTTGTCAAATGTTGACTAAACAAATACTTGAGTGTTTGTGCCACACAAGCAAGATCCAATTTTCCATTTGCTTAAGCTTAATTATTAGTTTGTTGTGAGAGAAATTTCAGAAGAAATTGCTATTCAGGTTGTTAATTTAATTCAGCTTGGCAGCTCTATGCGAAGGTATAGCCATCTTTGAATATGCAGAGAGCTATTTGGGATCTTAGACCCTGTCAAATTAACACCACAAAGCCCGTGTCCAAATCACACCGTGTGTAATCGATTAAAAGAAGAAAGCTTAGACATCAATTTGCAATTTGCTCTTGAGCTTTTCACCATGAAGATGATGCCTGCCCATCTCAacgtatttctatatattccaCCATCCTTCCACAGTTTATCTACCTATTGATGAACAGTTCatcaataaagcttccattGTCTTAAAAAACAGTTTTTTGAAGCATATTTCCTTCAATGTTTAAACTGAATTCAGATGGTAGTTTGATTAGGGTCCAAATTCTTATACAAGGCATCATTAATTGCACCCAACTTCCAGTTAGCCTATAAATGATCTGCAGGTAGCATGCTAATTAAACATTTGATAAAACACTGCACCGTTTAGCGCTGCCAAAAGGCCAATATAATTATGTAATTAGAAATTTTATCACAACCTACTATCTTGACCCCCTCAAAATGTTTCTGCAAATTAAAGAGAAGCAGAGAATTGGCATGCATGAAGCCAGCTAGCTGGGACACATGTCCTTCAATTAATCTGATGACTTACAGAGGATCATGGGCTCCCATAAGTTAGTTAATTTTCAGATATTTAAACACAGCTAGTAAGTACATATCATAGTGCGTGTACGTGTGAATCATAAACGAAACCGACCTAACAAAATTCGATCGGCGTCTCTGTCGATTGTTTTCAGattttcagagaaaaaaaagaagaagaaactcAGTTGGAAAGTTGTCTCTGGAAAGAGACCAACATGACGAGCTTCGGCAACTCCTAGGCCTATATTGACAACATTTCGTTGCATCGACGGTGATAGATGCACGTAAACTCACACAACTGAAACATCATCTTCATCCAGATGATGATGAGATGATGAACTAGGGCATGCAGCTGTCCCTGTTcagatatatgcatatatataaatatatatttatcagTCATGCGTGCAACCAAGAGAAAGAATGAGCTTAGCTAGCCATACATATGACCAAGTTTTCTGACCGATCGAGACATCTTTCTCTATCTCCCTTTCCTACCTTTTGGAGCAAACACATCGCTTTAATATTtatggacatatatatatgttcactTCATGCCACTATTGTATTGCAGTTCCACATATAGTTTATAATAGAAGAGTTTCACAATCACAAATAAGGTTTGAATAGCTGTTCTATGAGCATATATGTCAATGTGACTCCTCTCCATTCATTGAAAGAAACATCTAAACACCTCCATGGTGTATGTGTTCTCCAAGTCAAATGAGTCACTAGGGCATGCATTTCAACTGTGTACTTGATACATAAATCACATAGTAATGAGTACCCagcatgcatatatagtacatGTGTACTAGTAATCTAGAAGGAGTATTAAGTACAACTACTGTCTACACTTTACTATACTCCATGTCAAGGACAAGGAGGAGAAGATATAGCTAGGATGCTACTCCTATTTGCACATTTCCAGTGGGTCAAAGCTTTCCTCTTTGTTCAGTGCTAGGAAGAACCCTACTACTGGAGATCTTTGGCTTTTCCAGTGGCAAAAGTACTACACTACAGTgaacacacacatgcatgcatatgataCACCAAGAAGGAGAGGATGACACTGTTGTTCTGCCCTGTCAACATTTACTTGTCAACAAATTTGCTCATTAGGCTGCTCCTCTATCTGTGCCCTATAGAGCTATGCATAGCCTTTTGGTTTTGGAGCATTTCTGTTGTCTGTTATTGTTGCACATTTGGCATCTAGCACAGAGCACACCACTGAAAGGAAGTTGATTTTGATATGTGTGTTCGGTTTTAAGCTCTGAATTAGTAGCTCCTGCAAGCGTAAGACATTGACAATGACATTTAACAATACATGTAGCTTTCCCTAAAAAAGCAGCAAGATTAGTGCACCGAAACTCAGCTTGTTGATCCACTACGCATTTAAACGCTACTGTTTCAGCTGATCAAGGTCTAGTTTTCATGAAAGGCTGAAACCATATTGTTCATCTTTATTTATAACAGCAACCTGATTATTGTGCAGTTAACTTATGCATGCCCCAATTTctcattgcaacaaaaattaaaaaaaaagaaaatcagggTTACAGAAAAAACCTGGGACATTATTTATGGTGTGTGGTGAGTGCAGAGCTTTTGCAGGTCCATCAGAGGTTCAGATATGATCAGACGGTGCAGGTGCACTTCAAATATGTTGCAGCTTTGCCCTGTTCATCGCAACATTCTGTTAAGAAGGCAGCAAGATAGGAGTTGCAGCTATCAATTGCAAAACTGAGCACCATTATAACATGTGCCTCCAAAACCTGGTACTGATGGTCTGATACTGGAAGCAATGCAGGAAAAAAAAGCTTTTGCTGATACAGAGATGCTGACTGGTTCACTGCAGGGCCCATTGACACAACATCATCAATGGGTTCAGTTCAGATTAGTCTGAGCATGCACCCAGCTACAGGGCTACTACCGGCCATGTAGATAGGCAGGCATATGTATCTGCAACAACACCAGGCGCCATGGATGGACCGAGTTCAGTGCATCAACAGTGCACTCTTGGTACTCTAGCTAGCTACAGTACTCCTGTAGGGAGAAAGACTGAGACATAGAGGGGTGCATGCAATTGGACAGGGCGTTGTTCTATATGGGCTGTACAGTGCTCTCTCCATTTCACAGTGATTGCCATTTTAGTTTTGTcgtaagtcaaacatttttatcttttatcaagtttttaaatatttatgtgGTTTGGCAACATAGGAATTATATATTACGAAAGTATTTCTCATGGTGAATCTAAAGACATAAACCTTATGATATTAAACTATatgaatttctataaatttatgATCAATGATACAGATGTTTAGCTTGGGAGAAAGGTAGAAGAACAAGTAAATTTAAAACAGAGGGAATAGCTCAATTGTAAATGAGCACATGTATAAGTACAACCATCAGATCAAATAATAATTAGCAGATGAGAACTAATAAGAGTAGTTGATAAATTTCTGTGGCATCTAATTGGAGGCTGTAAGAGTACTGAACTGGTCCATCTTCCAAAACACTCAAACTAGCATGCTGATATCATGCAACATTACAACATACATACTACCATGGAACTGTACAACAGCCGATCGGCAACATATAAATATGTGCCCTCTTGTACTTTGCAAGTAGTGTTATCTGTTAAGCATGCTCATATCATTATCATGCTGTTCTCCTCTCAATTGTTTGGATGCTAATATGCTATCTTGGCTAGGATGTGGTGCTGTATAGAGTCCATTTGTCTAAGATAGGTGCAAGGttctttttctaatatttttttagtatctAGTATATGCAATACAGCAGGGTTTTTGTTTTGAACTTTTGATGTTGCCAAAAGCATGTGAATGACAGACTGAGTttggctgaaaaaaaaaaacctactgGTCTTTGCCGACAGCATTTCTGGTGCTCAATTAGCATGTAAAAAACATGTTTTTGCAAAAGAGGCCTGCTAGCTAGGCAGAGTCCTTACTGACTCTAATGCATGCAACAACCAACAGTAGACAGAGTCCTTACAACCTCTAGTAGTAATATAAAGTTATAGCCTTTTGATTACTGTCATGAGTTTGCAGGTGTATGGTGTATCACAGAGAGGGAAAGTTCATTAGCACAAAAAAATTTCCATCTTTTTAGTACCTTACTTGTGTAGATGAATAGTTTCTGGATATATAACCAGCTAACTGAAACAAGTTAGTTTTATTTTCAGGATAGGCAGCTGCTTAATTAGTTGGCGTCAGCCTCTGTGGATACACAAGAATATAGTTAGCAGACGCTAGTAGCAGCGTGAACTGAAGGATAGTGACCTCTCACCTGTACCGGTAGCATTTTAATTTCAGCATGCATGACCAAATGGCATCAGTGTGCTCAGGTAGTTAGAGGTTGGAACGCTGGAACAATAACCACCTCACAATTCCCctctcaaaacaaaaaaaaacgtgTTACATGCATCATTACATATCTTATACAGACATAATTTGTATCGCCTTAATGTAATTGGCTAAATTCAATGAAACTTTCCAATATCTGAAAACCACATGTGCTACAATACTTCTATTGATCGAGTTATATATTCGTTCAAGAACTTCTTGTGCTGAAGTAAAATTAGTACATATTTgtgaatataaatatatattgggGAACAAAAGGAtgagctttttattttttttatttatctacgACTAAGGACAGAGCTACTGTTTTGTGAGGGCATCAGCAATGGCACTACCACAAAAGTACATGCAACTCAGTCTTTCTCCAAAGAAGCAGGCAGCAGCTGAGTTGTCTAGCCATTAGGGAAAAAATGATTAGCCAATCCTAATCTTGTAGCCGTTCTCATGTTTTGTTATTGATGATTCGTTTCAAGGCGTTATGATGAGAGGATTATATTATTGCAGCCGGCCATGGACCGTAGTCTATGGTGTAAGGGAACCGATCAGTGATTTGTCTCAATAATTGATAAAGAATCTTGCGTTGCTGCACCTCCACAACATTATGACCctcttttttcttcctcacagAAAAGGCAGACGAAGGAAAGAATGGTCATGGTTTGATCATGGTGTTCAAGCTTTGCAGAGCCCATCTCATCTGGCCCACTATGTTAACCCACAATGAtcacattttcttctttctttctcctctGAAATTTACCTTTCTTTAGAAGAGCTTTAGTTTAGTTTGCTGATGTTTATGTTTGTTTTCACTTTGATTCTTTAACTGTGGTAAAATGTTTACACACCCAATAGAGAGATGAAAAGCAGGAAGTATCAGACTATGAGTAAGTTAGGATAAGTGACTTACATGATAGTAATCGCAGATGCTATTGAAATTCTACTTCTGCATTTCAGAGTTTGCCGATTGCTCATCCATGAAGCCTGCTGGTCTTTTGAATAGAGGATTCAATCTACCCATGAATTTTATGAAATCATCATTCCGCACAAGAGTTGATGAAATATCTTTGGACATATACAAGGAAACAATCTCCATCTCCAAACAAAACAGGGCTTAGCTCTGCACTGTACTGCTGTGCCAGATCCTGCACGAACTCAACAGTTTGAGATGCAACGAACTGAACAGACCTCATCAAGATAATGAGTCCAGGTGATTGCAAAATCTTAGCCTCTCTGGACAACCTAAAAGTGAAGGAACAGTGATGACCAACGCTGTCAGATAGATCACCTCGTGGGACTGTGCTAGCAAAAGATTAGCCGATCGAAGAACCTTTTTCTGTACTCGGTGACAGAGAGCAGAAAATTGTGAACATTACTTTTTCCTTCAGACATGGAAACGACGTGTTCCTGCGATTTCAGAGATGCCATTATCTGCACAATGAAACGTAGATCGAACGCATCATCAATCAACCACAAACAGACAGAGACACCATCGATAACGGCACTCGCAACTCACCTCTGATGTTACCTCGAGAGGAAGAAGGTTCTCACGGAGGAgcactcgccggcgccggccatcGCCTACCACCACCTCCGACGCCGATCGCCGGCGCTCCGCCGCCCCAACGTACCGGGGAAAGGTAAAAAGGAAACTGACTACTCGATCTACGTGACAAGTTTAGGTTTCTTCTCCCTCGATCTGAACCGCACAACGTCACCTGGACGGTCCCTGACCCTTATAACAGGATATAAACCCagacaaagaagaagaagaagaagaatgttGTGTGATCTGTAGATAATCATAATCACATGGCAAACTTCAAAGTTACAAGTGTTCATCTTCTCAAAAAGAAATGAAGTTACATGTATTCATCGTACAGAAGATTGGAGCCATGCATGAACTGCACACCAGACAACTTCAGATAATTGTATAGGAGATATCTTGCACACTCTAGTCACCCTCTGATTTCATGAATCCAGCAAACCCATAAAAGCAAGAGCATGGACGAACTGTTTCAGTATTCCACTGGTTACTGACTATCTGCATTACTACGTTGCAAGCTTTGACCCAATGGATCATACATTTTTACAATCGTCAGGTTCCTCGCTTCTTCTGCCATGGATCGGAGGATTAACTTGGAGAACAAAACTTGAAGCATATGAATTGTAAAATATATTATAGGACTTAACAACAACCTATACATTATTTATCCAAGGCAGCAAATGGCTAGCTCTAACATTTATTCAAGTACAGGGCAGGGTATTTTGAGCTCCACCATTTTCAGTTcaggaaaaaaacaaagagagaagAGCTCCTAGAAATCTCAAAGCATCCTACAGTATATCATATAATTTATCTTCTGGTGCATGGTTTGGGTGAACAGAGTGTTCATGCCTTCTCACCAGTGAACTTATCGAAGTAGGACAATATCTCCGAATTCACTCTCTCGGCCTGCTCTTGCTGGATGAAATGGTGACCTTCAATGATGACAACCTCAAGATTTGGAACGACGGACTTGAAAGCACCGCTCTTGACAAAGTGCTCAGTTCCAAAGGACTTGAGACCAGTGTCCTTGTCACCACAAATGAACTTTGTAGGCACCATAATTTTCGCGTTTTGCCAGGGTGCAGTAAGCCTCCAATTCCTGCATTTGCCATATATTACTGTGGAGATAAATCAAATAGAATGCGCACATACAACAAAATGGGTCCAAATTTTACGTGTCCATCATGCGGTAGTAGTTGATGGGTCCTGTGAACCCAGACTTCTGAAACTTTTCCGCGTACTGGCCAAGTTCTTCCTCGGAGATCCATGGAAGCGGTGTCGAACGTGCCTCAAGAAAGTCTATGATCTCCACTCCAGGGGGTGCGGTGAGGTCATCGATTTCAATGGAGAAGAACTTTTTCAGGACAGTTGCAACATCATAACGGGCAAATGCTCTTTCAGCTCTCCCTGGTTCCTGCAAAAGGCGGTTTTTAATTATGTTGATCCATTTTGAACGCGTACGGTGCTGATGATCTGCTGCTAATAATACAAAGCTAATTAAGGTGCATTCTGATGGCACCATGGAAGTGAAAAATGTGAATCTTTTGCAAATTCCAATTGTCCTCTAAATTGTCAAAATCTCCGATCCTCTTATGTGtatgaaataaaagatgacaTGCCATTTGTGTATTGAGTAGAAGAGAcagtttcaaacttttttttttttttacaaaaaaaggAACTATGGAGGGCTTTCATGCCAGCCTGAACATTTATTGCTCAAAATT
This genomic window from Oryza sativa Japonica Group chromosome 12, ASM3414082v1 contains:
- the LOC4352891 gene encoding uncharacterized protein, whose protein sequence is MGGEVVRHWNADVNGISLHVAEQGPADGPPVLLIHGFPELWLSWRHQMAALAARGFRALAPDLRGYGDSTVPDDPAAYTVFHIVGDLVALLDHLALPKVMVVGHDLGAQVAWHLCLFRPDMLLAVVNLGVPFFPRGPSSLSEAFAGRDGLYIMQFQEPGRAERAFARYDVATVLKKFFSIEIDDLTAPPGVEIIDFLEARSTPLPWISEEELGQYAEKFQKSGFTGPINYYRMMDTNWRLTAPWQNAKIMVPTKFICGDKDTGLKSFGTEHFVKSGAFKSVVPNLEVVIIEGHHFIQQEQAERVNSEILSYFDKFTEEARNLTIVKMYDPLGQSLQRSNADSQ